In a single window of the Cucumis melo cultivar AY chromosome 11, USDA_Cmelo_AY_1.0, whole genome shotgun sequence genome:
- the LOC103498421 gene encoding B3 domain-containing transcription factor VRN1-like → MENSLTAMPESNDQEGAQSFSESSPARRAGLFYKLVVPSILQDKKLKIPNKFAKKFGGDLLDLVTLVAPNGYRWVLELKRHGRSMWFEDGWHEFVEHHCIQVGQLLVFRFEGNSVFNFYMFNLTAIPNGPCNTSNASIEQNDGEPCPDTLGKEAEYKKLVEILGTGSPDPSPRPSVKNVLCEFPDQQKFNGSCNGTSIKNFMHWFDTENLHPLKDFDNPLKHLDKLRLQLLNSNRDIGIQFDGDEHAKARENHDFQLNQSSDEREEGAMKKKLKLEPIDYYNDNEPIDEKKCGNIPHKINRMAFGVEEFKFGNPFCWIVMRQSYIRRGFHLHIPSKFAEKYLKGVWGDITLQVSSGKQWRVRCIREGPGTKLTRGWADFVVDNELKEEDVCVFELINMKDIVLQVTVFRVHGDPTKT, encoded by the exons ATGGAGAACTCTCTTACTGCCATGCCTGAGTCAAACGACCAAGAAGGAGCTCAATCTTTTAGTGAAAGCTCTCCAGCAAGGAGAGCTGGCCTCTTTTATAAGCTGGTAGTGCCATCCATTCTTCAAGACAAGAAGCTG AAAATACCAAACAAGTTTGCTAAGAAGTTTGGAGGTGATCTTTTGGATCTTGTTACTCTGGTTGCTCCTAATGGTTATCGATGGGTTCTGGAATTAAAACGACATGGCCGTAGTATGTGGTTTGAGGATGGTTGGCATGAATTTGTCGAACACCATTGCATTCAAGTTGGACAGCTCTTGGTCTTCAGATTTGAAGGAAATTCCGTTTTCAACTTTTACATGTTCAACCTAACTGCAATTCCAAATGGTCCATGCAATACTTCAAATGCTTCCATTGAACAAAACGATGGCGAACCATGTCCAGATACACTTGGAAAAGAAGCTGAATACAAGAAATTAGTGGAAATATTAGGAACTGGTTCTCCTGACCCCTCTCCACGTCCTTCGGTCAAGAACGTTCTTTGTGAGTTTCCAGATCAGCAAAAGTTCAATGGAAGTTGCAATGGGACTAGCATTAAGAATTTTATGCATTGGTTCGACACAGAGAACCTGCATCCTCTAAAGGATTTTGATAATCCACTAAAGCATTTAGATAAGTTGCGCTTGCAACTACTAAATTCAAATCGAGATATCGGTATACAGTTTGATGGGGATGAGCATGCGAAAGCTAGAGAAAATCATGACTTTCAATTGAATCAATCCTCTGATGAAAGAGAGGAAGGAGCCATGAAAAAGAAGTTAAAACTTGAACCAA TTGACTACTACAATGACAACGAGCCAATAGACGAAAAAAAATGTGGAAACATCCCACATAAAATTAATAGGATGGCTTTTGGAGTTGAGGAGTTCAAGTTTGGTAATCCGTTTTGCTGGATTGTTATGAGACAATCCTATATACGAAGAGGGTTCCATTTG CATATACCATCCAAATTTGCGGAGAAGTATCTAAAAGGGGTCTGGGGCGATATCACACTTCAGGTTTCAAGTGGGAAGCAATGGCGTGTTCGATGCATTCGCGAAGGTCCTGGCACCAAGTTAACCAGGGGATGGGCTGACTTTGTCGTGGATAACGAATTGAAAGAAGAAGATGTTTGTGTCTTTGAACTGATTAATATGAAAGATATTGTGCTGCAAGTTACAGTATTCCGAGTCCATGGTGATCCAACAAAAACTTGA